The following proteins are encoded in a genomic region of Takifugu rubripes chromosome 9, fTakRub1.2, whole genome shotgun sequence:
- the chst6 gene encoding carbohydrate sulfotransferase 6 — protein sequence MFRCKMSISTLILLVTLQGATVMLLSGWYFQLSPCASVPSNGKVQVLLLSSWRSGSSFLGQVFSQHPSVFYLMEPGWHVWSQLPKVNIRMLRVAVRDIFRSIYQCDFSGIEAFLPENHNVSDVFMWSHSRALCSPPACSLTPRGEMSDQPECLKKCVTKGLQGAKNACDTYTHVVLKSVRFFELESLYPLLQDPNLNIRIVHLVRDPRAVARSREQSANAFVTDDAIILENRRMPAAEVLYQVMQEICRSHVRISERATLKAPPFLKGRYKMVRFEDLVRDPLREISGIYKFVGLDMTKQLGQWIYQVTHGKGTGTKKDAFTITSRDAADVSQAWRSTLPHHKVKRVQEVCRGGHDVVGIQDCEQ from the coding sequence ATGTTTCGCTGCAAGATGAGCATCAGCACCTTGATTTTGCTGGTGACTCTTCAGGGCGCCACCGTGATGCTGCTGAGCGGCTGGTATTTTCAGCTCAGTCCCTGCGCCTCCGTGCCCTCCAATGGAAAAGTCCAGGTTCTCCTGCTGTCCTCGTGGCGCTCGGGCTCATCCTTCCTCGGTCAGGTGTTCAGTCAGCATCCATCGGTCTTCTATCTCATGGAGCCCGGATGGCATGTGTGGAGCCAACTCCCCAAAGTCAACATTCGGATGCTCCGAGTAGCGGTGAGGGACATATTTCGGAGTATATACCAGTGCGACTTTTCCGGAATCGAGGCCTTCCTCCCAGAAAATCACAACGTATCCGATGTGTTCATGTGGAGCCACAGCAGAGCGCTGTGCTCCCCCCCAGCCTGTTCTCTCACACCACGTGGGGAGATGAGCGATCAGCCCGAGTGCCTAAAAAAATGCGTCACTAAGGGTCTGCAAGGGGCCAAGAACGCATGCGACACTTACACTCACGTGGTGTTAAAATCCGTGCGCTTCTTTGAGCTTGAATCCCTGTATCCGCTCCTGCAGGACCCCAACCTCAATATCCGCATCGTCCACCTGGTTCGAGACCCTCGAGCTGTGGCCagatccagagagcagtccGCCAACGCGTTTGTTACCGATGACGCAATCATATTGGAGAACAGGCGCATGCCAGCAGCGGAGGTGCTGTATCAGGTCATGCAGGAGATCTGTCGGAGCCACGTGCGCATCAGCGAGAGGGCCACCCTGAAGGCCCCCCCGTTTCTCAAAGGCCGCTACAAAATGGTCCGCTTTGAGGACCTGGTGCGTGACCCACTCCGGGAGATCAGTGGGATCTACAAGTTTGTAGGTCTTGATATGACCAAACAACTGGGCCAGTGGATTTACCAGGTGACCCACGGCAAAGGCACGGGCACCAAGAAAGACGCCTTCACCATCACGTCGAGAGACGCGGCAGACGTGTCGCAGGCTTGGCGTTCCACGCTGCCGCACCACAAGGTTAAacgtgtgcaggaggtgtgccgGGGGGGCCATGACGTTGTTGGGATACAGGACTGTGAGCaatga
- the gabarapl2 gene encoding gamma-aminobutyric acid receptor-associated protein-like 2 yields the protein MKWMFKEDHSLEHRCVESAKIRNKYPDRVPVIVEKVCGSQIVDIDKRKYLVPSDITVAQFMWIIRKRIQLPSEKAIFLFVDKTVPQSSLTMGQLYDKEKDEDGFLYVAYSGENTFGFKVSHSKWD from the exons ATGAAATGGATGTTTAAAGAGGACCACTCTCTCG AGCACAGATGTGTGGAATCAGCCAAAATACGCAACAAATATCCTGACAGAGTTccg GTGATTGTGGAGAAGGTCTGCGGATCTCAAATAGTGGACATCGACAAGAGGAAGTATCTGGTGCCCTCTGACATCACGGTGGCCCAGTTCATGTGGATCATAAGGAAACGCATCCAGCTTCCTTCTGAGAAAGCCATCTTCCTCTTTGTGGACAAAACCGTCCCCCAGTCCAG TCTGACCATGGGCCAGCTCTACGACAAGGAGAAAGACGAGGACGGCTTCCTGTACGTGGCTTACAGCGGCGAAAACACCTTTGGTTTTAAAGTCTCCCATTCAAAATGGGATTAA